The Rahnella aceris genome contains the following window.
ATAGCGCTGTATAACGCCTTTGATGACCGCCGTCTGGCCGGGCGTGCCGCCGGTATTCTGGTACTGGTCGGCGTGGTGAACATTCCTATCATCCATTACTCCGTACAGTGGTGGAATACGCTGCATCAGGGTTCCACCAATATGCAGCAGACCATCGACCCGAGCATGCGTTATCCGCTGCGCTGGGCGATTTTCGGTTACCTGTTCTTCTTTATTACCCTGACGCTGATGCGGTTACGAAACCTGATTTTGGTGCAGGAACGTCTGCGTCCGTGGGTGGCCGGTCTTGTGAATAAGGAGCGTCGCGGATGAGTCCTGCATTCTCAAGCTGGCATGATTTCTTTGCGATGGGCGGCTACGCCTTTTATGTCTGGCTGTCGGTCGCTGCCACGCTGCTCTCGCTGGTTGTGCTGGTGGCGCATACCCTGATTCAGCACCGGCAAATCCTCGGCGACGTCCGTCGTCGTCAGGCACGCGAAAAACGCATCAGTCAGTCTCAGTCTAAAAAACAGCCAGGCGCACAGACGTCACCGCTGGAACCGGACACTTCCCCGGAGAAGTTATTGTGAATCCACGTCGTAAAAAGCGGCTGTCGCTGGCGCTGGTGGTGCTGATCGGTCTTGGTCTGAGCATTTCACTGGTGATGTACGCGCTGCGCTCCAACATTGATTTGTTTTATACACCCGGTGAAATCCTGCAAGGTAAAGGCGAAAACCACGAAATGCCGACGGTGGGCCAGCGCCTGCGTATCGGCGGCATGGTGATGCCCGGCTCCGTGAAACGTGACCCGAAAAGTTTGCAGGTGAGCTTTAAAATTTATGATGCGCGTGGCGCGATTGCCGTGACCTACAACGGCATCCTTCCCGACCTGTTCCGTGAAGGGCAGGGCGTGGTGGCGCAGGGTGTGATGGAACCGGGGAATGTGGTGAATGCCATTCAGGTTCTGGCAAAACACGACGAAAAATATGTGCCGCCGGAAGTTGCCGACGCCATGAAAGAAAACCACAAAGGACCGGCTTCGGCCTACGTGGGTAACGATAAAGGAAACGACCGCTCATGATGCCGGAACTGGGAACATTTGCACTCTGTCTGGCATTAGGGCTGGCGGTATTGCTGAGTATTTATCCGCAGTGGGGCGCCGCACGTCAGGACGGCCGGATGATGGCGATGGCGCGCCCGTTGTCTTACGGCATGTTTGCCTGCATCGCGCTGGCGTTCATTATTCTGGTGCATGCGTTTGTGGTGAATGATTTCACCGTCGCCTATGTTGCTAATAATTCCAACACCCACCTGCCGGTGTATTACCGCGTGGCGGCGACGTGGGGAGCGCACGAAGGTTCGCTGCTGCTGTGGGTGTTATTACTCAGTTGCTGGACGCTTGCCGTGGCGCTGTTCAGCCGCCGTATGCCGCAGGATGCGGTGTCGCGCGTGCTGGCGGTGATGGGCATGATCACCGGCGGTTTCCTGCTGTTTATTCTGCTGACATCCAACCCGTTCATCCGCTCGTTGCCGAATTTCCCGGTGGACGGCAGCGACCTGAATCCGGTGTTACAGGACATC
Protein-coding sequences here:
- the ccmD gene encoding heme exporter protein CcmD; amino-acid sequence: MSPAFSSWHDFFAMGGYAFYVWLSVAATLLSLVVLVAHTLIQHRQILGDVRRRQAREKRISQSQSKKQPGAQTSPLEPDTSPEKLL
- the ccmE gene encoding cytochrome c maturation protein CcmE, translating into MNPRRKKRLSLALVVLIGLGLSISLVMYALRSNIDLFYTPGEILQGKGENHEMPTVGQRLRIGGMVMPGSVKRDPKSLQVSFKIYDARGAIAVTYNGILPDLFREGQGVVAQGVMEPGNVVNAIQVLAKHDEKYVPPEVADAMKENHKGPASAYVGNDKGNDRS